The following coding sequences are from one Tubulanus polymorphus chromosome 12, tnTubPoly1.2, whole genome shotgun sequence window:
- the LOC141914225 gene encoding uncharacterized protein LOC141914225, giving the protein MNVFKDMEENGSLSTADVVHIQTLRYCFFDLINADLQDFVQEWNTHAIRPQRNVDVPPGKPDLLYFSPEYYGTIDYKFPVDAGLLPQIREEFCSKPNESRGCDPDFSAMCDLITRQGQQSRPTSTPEAAALYDWLLTQF; this is encoded by the exons ATGAACGTATTTAAAGATATGGAGGAAAATGGAAGTCTATCTACCGCGGACGTTGTGCACAT TCAAACCTTAAGATACTgtttttttgatttgataaatGCCGATCTTCAGGATTTCGTGCAGGAGTggaatacacatgccatcaggcCTCAACGAAATGTGGATGTTCCACCCGGAAAACCTGATCTATTATACTTCTCGCCGGAATATTACG gcACGATAGACTACAAATTTCCAGTGGACGCTGGACTACTTCCGCAAATTCGAGAGGAATTTTGTAGTAAGCCGAATGAATCGAGAGGCTGTGATCCGGACTTTTCAGCGATGTGTGATCTTATAACGAGGCAGGGACAACAATCAAGACCGACATCAACCCCAGAAGCCGCTGCTTTGTATGACTGGCTATTAACTCAATTCTGA
- the LOC141914235 gene encoding uncharacterized protein LOC141914235 — MNSTQPQIGRPYASFIVLMSVVNRSGASRYLSSVILAVLFALGAFGNSATFLIMTTQRFRNLSYVNYLIVLSLTDFVICINFTLMPVLQFALFNQRVDPIFLMKSLISCRIYEFVMALASSTSSWLIVTISLERAAVVFFPFASRSICTPTFARFTITIITAANALFIYFLPIMSKQHSERYLGCYYESSNQLQFLTVIVIYLYIVPLTVIITSNTVIVIRLLFAGSKFVSSDRKTTKSKRTTIMLVTVSLAFATFTLPSTITTLSPIPFGLKQFLYDIFVQFHVCNYVVNFYVYLLLGRRIREYFCAKVCCRISDQ; from the coding sequence ATGAATTCTACCCAGCCGCAAATTGGTCGCCCTTACGCTAGTTTCATCGTGCTCATGTCCGTGGTAAACAGATCCGGCGCATCCCGATACTTGTCATCAGTCATTCTAGCCGTTCTGTTCGCGTTAGGAGCCTTCGGAAATtcggctactttcctgataatgacgACCCAAAGATTCCGCAACTTATCTTACGTCAACTATCTTATCGTTTTGTCTTTGACTGATTTCGTGATCTGTATCAATTTCACGTTAATGCCCGTCCTGCAATTCGCTCTGTTCAATCAACGCGTAGATCCGATATTCCTGATGAAATCGCTGATCAGTTGCCGGATCTACGAGTTTGTAATGGCGCTCGCGTCATCTACTAGTTCCTGGTTGATAGTAACTATATCTCTGGAACGCGCGGCCGTCGTGTTCTTCCCGTTCGCATCTCGTTCGATATGTACACCGACATTCGCCAGATTTACTATAACGATAATAACCGCGGCGAACGCGCTGTTCATATATTTCCTACCCATAATGTCGAAACAGCATTCGGAACGGTATCTCGGCTGTTACTACGAATCGTCTAACCAACTTCAATTCCTCACCGTAATCGTCATCTACCTTTACATCGTCCCGTTAACCGTGATAATCACGTCGAATACCGTTATAGTAATTCGGTTACTATTCGCGGGTTCGAAATTCGTATCGTCCGATAGGAAAACAACGAAATCGAAACGTACGACGATAATGCTCGTAACGGTTTCACTGGCGTTCGCGACGTTTACGCTACCGTCCACTATCACCACGTTATCGCCGATCCCTTTCGGACTGAAACAATTTCTTTACGATATATTCGTACAGTTTCACGTTTGTAACTATGTCGTTAACTTTTAcgtatatcttttactgggaagAAGAATTCGCGAATATTTCTGCGCAAAAGTCTGTTGCAGAATATCGGACCAATAG